A genome region from Gadus chalcogrammus isolate NIFS_2021 chromosome 5, NIFS_Gcha_1.0, whole genome shotgun sequence includes the following:
- the ctsl.1 gene encoding cathepsin L.1, which produces MKLLVAVSMLLAVASCASLSLEDLEFHAWKLQFGKSYSSPSEEAQREQTWLSNRKLVLVHNMLADQEIKSYRLGMTYFADMENEEYKQLIARGCLKSFNTSASRHGSAFLTQPEGADLPPAVDWRDKGYVTEVKNQKQCGSCWAFSTTGSLEGQTFRKTGKLVSLSEQQLVDCSGDYGNLGCMGGLMDSAFEYIMASKGLDTEDSYPYEAEDGQCRFNPDTVGATCSGYMDIKTGDEKALQKALATVGPVSIAIDASHSSFQLYQSGVYDESDCSSTDLDHGVLAVGYGSVKNQDYWLVKNSWGPSWGSEGYILMSRNKHNQCGVASSASYPLV; this is translated from the exons ATGAAGCTTTTGGTGGCTGTCTCTATGTTGCTGGCTGTGGCCAGTTGTGCCAGCCTGTCCCTTGAAGACCTGGAGTTCCACGCATGGAAACTTCAATTTG GGAAGTCTTACAGCTCCCCCTCCGAGGAGGCCCAGCGCGAGCAGACCTGGCTCAGCAACCGTAAGCTGGTGCTGGTCCACAACATGCTGGCCGACCAGGAGATCAAGTCCTACCGCCTGGGCATGACCTACTTCGCGGATATG GAAAACGAGGAGTACAAGCAACTGATCGCCCGCGGCTGCCTGAAGTCCTTCAACACCTCCGCCTCCCGCCACGGCTCCGCCTTCCTCACCCAGCCGGAGGGCGCTGACCTGCCTCCCGCCGTGGACTGGAGGGACAAGGGCTACGTCACCGAAGTCAAGAACCAGAAGCAGTGTGGTTCCTGCTGGGCTTTCAGCACA ACAGGCTCTCTGGAGGGCCAGACCTTCAGGAAGACGGGCAAActggtgtccctgagcgagcaGCAGCTGGTGGACTGCTCCGGGGATTATGGCAACTTGGGGTGCATGGGGGGTCTGATGGACAGTGCCTTTGAATACATCATGGCCAGTAAAGGCCTCGACACAGAGGACTCCTACCCCTACGAGGCTGAG GACGGGCAGTGCCGCTTCAACCCCGACACCGTCGGAGCCACATGCTCGGGCTACATGGATATCAAAACCGGCGACGAGAAAGCCCTACAGAAGGCCCTGGCCACGGTGGGACCCGTGTCCATCGCCATCGACGCCTCCCACTCCTCGTTCCAGCTCTACCAATCAG gtgtgtatgatGAGTCTGATTGCAGTAGCACAGATTTGGACCATGGTGTTCTGGCTGTTGGATACGGGAGTGTCAAAAACCAAGACTATTGGCTGGTGAAGAACAG CTGGGGTCCGAGCTGGGGAAGCGAGGGCTACATCCTGATGAGCAGAAACAAGCACAACCAGTGTGGAGTGGCCAGTTCTGCCAGCTATCCTCTGGTGTAA